Proteins co-encoded in one Bacteroidota bacterium genomic window:
- a CDS encoding T9SS type A sorting domain-containing protein, with amino-acid sequence MKTHYISLSIALISLIFHSFKTHAQLLPASAVLDINNVHATINSDGALFDKHIQLGNVVYVSEPGFEVPAGSGKNSVFASGLWIGGMDPGGSLHTACQTYKQTGNDFVAGPKVNMAVTANMNKVWKISQSVIDNFVANFSTVGFTIPQEILDWPGNYGNAVFAPFFDMNNNGVYEPSSGDYPSIKGDQAIYFVFNDNTSHTESNGLPMDIEVHGMAYAFNSPNFPDLNNTIFVEQRIKNNSAISYDSTYISLWNDFDIGNSIDDFIGTDVLKNMLFAYNSDSLDEGQMGYGLNPPAMGLVFLNKSLNYSYGYRNDFSVFGNPVSSLNYYNYMRAIDKNGNHLRYDTSALAANYIYPGSSDSAFAGQYWAQNASNGTDWRSLGTHGPFTFNAGAVVDLEVAYVFHQDNTNSIAGLKSSASQVKSLYDMGLLGLNTVAVAAPEKLYISPNPMKQQARIAFSNPQNQVYTLKLLDAQGSVVFEQKNIRSNQVIIDKQNLASGLYFVLLQSPEKMLQGKLTIE; translated from the coding sequence ATGAAAACACACTACATATCACTTTCTATAGCTTTAATTTCTTTGATTTTTCACTCATTTAAAACGCATGCACAACTATTACCTGCGAGTGCTGTATTAGATATCAATAACGTTCATGCAACAATAAATTCTGATGGAGCCTTATTTGACAAGCATATTCAACTTGGAAATGTTGTATATGTATCGGAGCCCGGCTTTGAAGTGCCTGCAGGAAGCGGTAAAAATTCAGTTTTTGCAAGTGGCCTTTGGATTGGAGGAATGGATCCGGGAGGAAGCTTGCATACAGCTTGTCAAACCTACAAACAAACTGGGAACGATTTTGTTGCAGGACCAAAGGTGAACATGGCTGTTACGGCCAATATGAATAAAGTTTGGAAGATTAGTCAAAGTGTTATCGACAATTTTGTTGCAAACTTTAGTACAGTTGGATTTACAATTCCTCAGGAGATTTTAGATTGGCCAGGGAATTATGGAAATGCTGTTTTTGCCCCTTTTTTTGACATGAACAATAACGGTGTATATGAACCAAGTTCCGGCGATTATCCATCCATAAAAGGAGACCAGGCGATCTATTTTGTTTTTAATGACAATACGAGTCATACCGAAAGCAATGGTTTGCCAATGGATATTGAAGTTCATGGGATGGCCTATGCTTTTAACTCACCTAATTTTCCTGATTTAAACAACACCATTTTTGTTGAACAGCGTATAAAAAACAATTCAGCCATTTCATACGATTCAACATATATCAGTCTTTGGAACGATTTTGATATTGGAAATAGTATAGACGATTTTATTGGAACAGATGTATTGAAGAACATGCTTTTTGCCTACAATTCTGATAGCTTGGATGAAGGACAAATGGGATATGGATTAAATCCACCAGCTATGGGATTGGTTTTTTTAAATAAATCGTTGAACTATTCCTACGGATATAGAAATGATTTTAGTGTATTTGGAAATCCTGTGAGTAGTTTGAATTATTATAACTACATGCGTGCTATTGATAAAAATGGAAATCATTTACGTTATGATACAAGTGCTTTAGCAGCGAATTATATTTATCCGGGTTCTTCTGATTCGGCATTTGCAGGGCAGTATTGGGCTCAAAATGCTTCTAATGGTACCGACTGGCGTTCATTAGGTACACATGGACCATTTACTTTTAATGCCGGAGCCGTGGTAGATTTAGAGGTAGCTTATGTTTTTCATCAAGATAACACAAACAGTATTGCAGGATTAAAATCATCAGCTTCTCAGGTAAAGTCGCTTTATGATATGGGATTACTTGGTTTAAATACAGTAGCCGTAGCAGCTCCAGAAAAACTATATATATCACCCAATCCTATGAAACAGCAAGCAAGAATTGCTTTTTCGAATCCACAAAATCAAGTGTATACGTTAAAACTGCTTGATGCACAAGGAAGCGTAGTATTTGAGCAAAAAAACATCCGAAGCAATCAGGTAATTATTGATAAACAAAATTTGGCTTCCGGCTTATATTTCGTGTTGCTGCAATCACCCGAAAAAATGCTACAAGGAAAGTTAACCATAGAATAG